One Oryza brachyantha chromosome 3, ObraRS2, whole genome shotgun sequence DNA segment encodes these proteins:
- the LOC102713528 gene encoding uncharacterized protein LOC102713528 isoform X1: MATTASLLPLPSRLPAPSSPRHLHPSPSPSPRHLRPLPPIRRLLAARRRHPDAVVVVPDARPWVGDLSGAAASYRDGSEEDEDDAGEEDGDEDEDRSLDLLVRFLHSVFRKVSRRARRAARSVLPPSVPAELVKFSVNGVLVLTFLWILKGLLEVVCTFGSMVFVSILLVRGIWSGVTYIRENRYSYIHQIDNDDNRWSRVQTAG; the protein is encoded by the exons ATGGCGaccaccgcctccctcctccctctcccctctcgtcTCCCtgccccctcctctccccgccacctccacccctcaccgtctccctcccctcgccacctccgcccctTGCCACCGattcgccgcctcctcgccgcccgccgccgccaccccgacgccgtcgtcgtcgtcccggaCGCCCGCCCCTGGGTCGGCGATCTctcgggcgccgccgcctcctacCGGGACGGCAGcgaagaggacgaggacgatgcaggggaggaggacggcgatgAGGACGAGGACCGCAGCCTGGACCTCCTGGTCCGGTTCCTGCACTCGGTGTTCAGGAAGGTctcccgccgcgcccgccgcgccgccaggTCCGTGCTGCCGCCTTCCGTCCCCGCCGAGCTG GTGAAGTTCTCGGTCAACGGCGTGCTTGTTCTCACGTTCCTGTGGATCCTAAAGGGGCTACTTGAG GTGGTTTGCACATTCGGAAGCATGGTGTTTGTTAGCATCCTTCTTGTCCGTGGAATATGGTCTGGAGTGACTTACATCAGAGAAAACCGATATAGCTATATTCATCAGATTGACAATGATGACAACCGATGGAGCAGAGTACAGACTGCTGGCTGA
- the LOC102713528 gene encoding uncharacterized protein LOC102713528 isoform X2, producing MATTASLLPLPSRLPAPSSPRHLHPSPSPSPRHLRPLPPIRRLLAARRRHPDAVVVVPDARPWVGDLSGAAASYRDGSEEDEDDAGEEDGDEDEDRSLDLLVRFLHSVFRKVSRRARRAARSVLPPSVPAELVKFSVNGVLVLTFLWILKGLLEGTD from the exons ATGGCGaccaccgcctccctcctccctctcccctctcgtcTCCCtgccccctcctctccccgccacctccacccctcaccgtctccctcccctcgccacctccgcccctTGCCACCGattcgccgcctcctcgccgcccgccgccgccaccccgacgccgtcgtcgtcgtcccggaCGCCCGCCCCTGGGTCGGCGATCTctcgggcgccgccgcctcctacCGGGACGGCAGcgaagaggacgaggacgatgcaggggaggaggacggcgatgAGGACGAGGACCGCAGCCTGGACCTCCTGGTCCGGTTCCTGCACTCGGTGTTCAGGAAGGTctcccgccgcgcccgccgcgccgccaggTCCGTGCTGCCGCCTTCCGTCCCCGCCGAGCTG GTGAAGTTCTCGGTCAACGGCGTGCTTGTTCTCACGTTCCTGTGGATCCTAAAGGGGCTACTTGAG GGGACTGACTGA